In Caretta caretta isolate rCarCar2 chromosome 15, rCarCar1.hap1, whole genome shotgun sequence, the genomic stretch AGTCTGTGGGTATCCTGCACGTCTTTCATTTCACAATGTACCATCAAAACATACCTCTTCTGCTGCTCGGCTTCACTTCCAAGGCCCTACCCGGCCTATCTCCACCCTACCCATCACCTCTCATTCATGAGCAAGCTGTCGACTCCTGCCTCTGATCAGCCCCTGAAGCcaacctccaccacactcttgtTAACGTTTCAAACAAGCACTTAGGTGGAGCTCCCTGCAAACATCTGTAAAGCTGCCTCTTCATCCTCCTTCAACCCCAcccctcctttgctgtgatgccaaCCGAAAATTTGACAAtgattaggctgctggtgtgctgagaccccTGCTTATTATGCTGACCAATGGTGTCTCGatgtttccttgcactcccccaTCTGACTGCACTGTATCATCTGTTGTCTATTGTCTTGTACTTAGCttgtaacctctttggggcaggaatcatTTTTTTGTTTGATGTTTGTACGGCACCTCGCAGAGTGGAGTCCTGGTCTATGAGTAGGGCCCTGATGAGCTCTGGTAAAACAGATAATAAATAACTGGCTCTGATCCAGAAAATCTCTCTGTGCTACTGATGCTCTTTGGTGTTTCAGCTTCTCAGAGATGAATAGCAGGATTCACTACATTACACTCAACTGGGGATAAGCTATTGGTATGGTTCTTCCACCCCAAACCACTATCTTGTGTGTATGCGGCTCCCTTTGCACATCCTTCCATAGCTATCTGCAATAAGCAATGCTGTGTCATGCTGATAAGATGACAGATCAGCATCTGTCCTGGAGAGCTGCCTAACTGGGAGGTACAATGTTCCCCTGTGTAGCCCCTATGTACAGTAGAGTAATTGAAAACTGATCCACTGGCGTTTTATGGACAATTAAAAGCTTGTTTGAAAGATCCCTAAAGAGGGGAATTTTTGAAGCTCACAATCTAGAGTATTCATTTTACTATTAATTAGACCAAGAACTTCCGGAAAGAAGCCCAAGTCTTTCTAGTTGTACTATAAACTGTCTAGCATGATTTGCTGTGCAGTAGAAATATTTGATAATCGTAAATAATCCCAAGTGGCCCAACTCATCCTCACATTTGACTGTGTAGCTGGGTTCTTTGCTGGCGCCTTGTGACGCCACGCATTCCAGGCTGAAAAGCAGAGGGGTTGGACAGCTGCTGGACTGTGGTGGAGCTAATAAGGGGCCAGAGGGGCTATCGTCTCTCCCCCAGCAGCCTTTAGGTGTGTGGGTGGCACTTTTTCAAGTATACTATGCAACTGACAAAAAGAGGTGTACAACACGAATATTCATGCTGGGCTGGGGAGCAAATTCGCCCTGCTCTCACCTGACTGCTACAGCTCCTGTCCCGGGGGCCTGGCTCCTACTCTGGCCATTACAATGTGGTGCATGGGGACCCTGTGCACTATGTTACAATGCCCTCCATCATGATGGAACAGTGGCCAGTCCAAATCCGAATGGCACTGTGACCCCATGCAGCAGGTCACAATTCCCAGTGTGGAGAAGTCAGTCCCAGCCCCACAGGAGCTGCTACTGCCgggtgagtgtggggcaggctcattCTCCGCCCCACTACCCATTGCCCCCAGGTTGCAAAACCTGGCTCGGCCACTACTGCTACTTGAGCACATGTGTTTTTAAAGCTACAAGCAGTACATGTTATACTCCCCACAGCCAACCACCCTGTCTCCACAAGTACAGAAACACCACTGGTCACATTACAgtagcagggagtgggggggggcaagaaGGGGGAATGGATGCCACAAGCTGACATCATCAATACTGTGTCGTTTTACTCTGCAGTATTTTACTACAGTCCTATAAACCTTGATTTAATTGCAAGGGAAAAGCCAGAGCAAATCTCCTCCTAATCGATCTCAAACCTGGATCCAGTTGTTCGATAACTTCTCTGTCAGGGAATGTATTCTCCCCACCCCATATATTTTCACATTTGTATTTACTGGTTAATCATTTTGTGGCCCATCATTTAACCTACTCCATAGCTTCGAGCCCTTTGTGAAGTCCTGCTCCCTCAAGCTCTCTGGATCTCATACTCAATAATTGCTGCGGCGTTTTCAATCACTTCATAAACAAGCAACCAACCAACCTTCAAAAGGCCTTTGATTCCTTCATTGGATAGTTCACTGCATGTACTGTAGATACTGCAATAAACAATTCCACTGGAGGCGAGAGTATATACAGCTGTTCACTGCACGTCGAGGAATAAAACGGCTGAGCAAGTGCCGGAACACGCGCACAGGGTACCAACGCAGGCTGTTGCACGCTCAGCTGCGGTGCGGTGGCAATGTGGGTGCAGAGACCCTGTGGGTGCAGATGCCGTGCGACGACAGCGCCTGGGCAGACGTGTGCGGGCTGCGCCGTGGGCAGCTCCGTTGCCATCGCCAAGTGCACGGAGCTGCTGCGGTTGCAATCACAGGTGCTGGCAGTGGGGTACGGCTGCACCCCCTGGCTCGTAGTGGTGTCCCTCCtggacagggtttacagtttggctcagtggctcccagcacccccactccGCAAACTGTTCCAGCAGCCCTGGGGGCAACGTGCGTGCACAGGGGTTTCGGCTGCCGTGCGCCTGCAGAGACCCCGCGCGGGCGGGGCTGCGCGGGTCGGCGGCGCCCGCGCCCCGGGCTACCGTTGCCCTGgacgcggcggcggcggcggcggcggggaggggcacgggggcggggagggggtttGTTACCTAGCAACCAGGTCAGTCTCCTAGCAACTGGGGACGCGGTGTTGCCACAGGCCCCGGCCGGCCGCATGCGGCGGCTCCAAAGCCATGGGCGGCCTCAGCGCCTCCGCCGCCTTCCGGGAGCGTCTCCGCCGGCTGTGCCTGGGCGAATTCCCCTGCGGCGCCGGCAGCTGGGTGAGGGCTCCTGCCTGGCGGGGGCATCGTCCGGCAACCGGCCAGtgcagcggggcgggggggctgcctcGCACCCCAGCCCCTGCGCAGCCTCGCTTGGgggccagagaccccccccccaagccacaGAGACACGGAGGGGGCAGCTCCTGGTCCTGCGGCAGCGGAGCCGGGCTGcctgggcagggcctggagaAAAGGGGGGTCCCGGCAGTGCCCAGTGTCACCAGCACCCCCAGTATCCCCTGCACTGGCTCCAGCGGGGAGCCCTGTCTGCGGTGGGGGCGCGTCCGCCCAGGACATTGGCCGGGGGGTGCAGCCCGGCGGCCGCAGCCTGTTCGTGGCTTTGCAGATGGGCCTGCGGGCAGCGTCCCTGCGCCCAGAGAGCGGCGGCATCGGCGAGGCGCTGTGTTCCCGGCGAGGCGCTGTGTCACGGGCGGTGAGAGGCCGAGTGCCCCCCAAACACACGCCTTGGGGTGCTGCAGTGGCCCCTGGGGGCCAGCTGTGCTGCAGACTGAACGCTCaaggatagggtgaccaggtgtcccgattttatagggacagtcctgggttttgggtctttttcttatataggctcctattacccctcatacccccccccccgtcctgatttttcacacttgctgcctggtcaccctactcaagGAGCCGGGATCATCCTATGGCACTTGGAGGCCTATGTGCATATGGAGGTGGGGAATGGACCTAGACACCTCAGATGGTTtaaatttggtttttaaaaaggccCAGCCCTTTTATCCCCAGCAGGCAGGGTCTGCCAGGCCCAGAGCCCCAGAAATTCTCAGTTTGCCCTCATTCCTCTGCACATGCGCTCCCCTTCTGCCTATGTAGAACAGGTCCCGTTTCGAATTAAGGAAAAGGAAACCTGGAGGAAATGCAGCCCAGAGAGATGCAGATGCAGGCACAGCCCAGCACCAGGAAATTGGAACTCCCGGTGAAGAGAGCCTGGAGACCTTAATGGAGTTTGTGAGCAGCCAGGACTCCCCCTGGGCTCTGCCACCTGACTGCAGCCCCGAGGATCAGCACCTGAGGGAGCTGGCAGTACAATCGCCGCAGCTTATCCGGGACAACTTCATCTTCTTGTTCTTCAGGTCCTTAAGGATAGTGGATAAAGGAGTGAGTTCAACCAGCGGGATCTTCACTATTGTTAAAATGTAGAGAAAGACTTAGTGCAagattgggagccaggaactcctgtgTTGTAATCCTAGCTCTGACATTGCCTCCCTCTGTGGTCTTGGCCAAGTCACGGagcctttctgcctcagtttccccacatataAAGTAGATGCTACTATGTTCCTATCTCACAGAAGAGCTGTAAGTATTCCTTAATTAATATCCAACTGTTGCCAAGGGTACTGAAGCTGGGGATGCTGGGGCTGTGGCAgtatcccctggcttgaagtggtttccagttttatacagggtttacagttttgttcaatggctttcactGCCTGGTGCTGTGTGAGGGCTAAGTGTTATAGCTGTCATTCAGCCCCTTTCTTCACAGATTTGTGCTCTGATAAGATGCTGCCATAACCTTCCTGTTCTAGAAAACAAATCAAACCTGAACATTGTATTCTCTTTGTGATGGGCAAGATATACAAATATACATCTCACAAGAGCTTTTCAGAAACAGTGATATCATTATATTTTTTTATAGTTTTCAAACATGTCTCAGTAATATCAGCAAACCCATCCCAACAGGGGTGATGATCATTTTCACCCCATTTATTTATCCATAAGAAAAGTCCAGCATTAAGGCCTTGACTGAGGAAAGCACCCTTCTTCAGGatagcacttaaacacatgctgaaCTGTAAGCATGTGCTTGTGTCCCATTCAATTCACTGGgaattaagcacatgtttaaatgctgCCCTGAATATGGGTGgccttaagcatttgcttaagggCTTTCCTGAAACAGGCTCAGGTGATGTTAGATGTTGTCCAAAGACTCATTAAGACTTGACAGAAGGGATTGGGAGGCTGGGTCTGTTTCCTGTTCAGATTATCAAGTAAACATACTGGAGAGGGAATGAAACTGCTGTAGATGCTGCACCCCCTAAACACTGGTTGTCTGCGGGCCTGTTCCTAGGGAGGAAGAGAACCAATAATCAGTAATGATCAGAGTGCCTCCAGATGTCCCTTCACCTCATTCACTCTCCACCACATTCCGTGTTTcatctgcctctctctccctctgctgccACCTTGTATAACTCTGTTTTGTAACTCTGAGAATCATTTTAGGagctctagggcctgatcctctgacatgctgagcacccaaaGCCTCTGGTGAAATCAGGGAGCTGCAGGTGACCAGTGCATCTCAAGATCAACCCCacaatttgtacaaaatatgggtgtgatcctgcagttcttattcaggcaaaacaaaTGTACTTAGGTGCTTGGATACTACGATAAAGCAACCTGAACAGGTTGGATTAGAGGAAATCAGATAGAAATCTTACttggaagccagtgggagttttgcctttgtgAGAACCATAGAATCAGGCACTGATGTTGCCCTGTGTGCTGTATTGTCATGCTAAGATACATCTGTGCTGCTGACTGAAGGTGAATGTGAATCTCTTTCTAGGTAAATGAAGTTGATGAAAATTTGCTGAAGTTTCATAACCTGGAAGAGCTCATACTCAGTGCCAATCAAATCAGCAAAATAAACTCTGCCAACCTTCCTAGAACACTGAAGGTAAATAAGCAGGTTCCTGACTCTTTCTTTGGGAGGCCAGACAGAGAAGGTGTGTCAAGATGAGTCTCTCTTCTGCCTCGGACAGACTGAATGGACCGTAGTGGGCTACAGCAGAAGGAACACATAGAAAAAGACACTTAAAACCTCTAGAGCATCATTTCCCTCCCCCAATAACTGTTGCTTCCTCTTTCTCTGGCAGGTCTTGGAGCTCTGTGGCAATGAGATTGTTGGTTTGCAGAGTCTGTGTTCTCTCCCACCTCCGGAACTCCAGCATTTGGGGCTGGGCTACAACAGGCTGTTGGGCTCTTCCGAGGATAAATATCTCACAGCAGAATTCTGGTAACTCCCAACACTAAAGGGACCATAGCGTGACTGCCTGACAATATCataatatcctgaacaaacctgATGGAACTAAACTAACTTTATTGAACTAAGTAAAACCTTATTGAAGTagggttaatacctttgggggcccattgcattaaaaatgcaattgtgtacaTGTTATGGTGGAATTATCTGTACCTTCTCTAGTAGGAAGGAAGATGCTAATATACTTCCTCTGTTGTCAGCCATTTGAAGCCACCTCCCTGGAGAAGCTGCATATGCTAGTTCAAAGTGGATTCTCCAAGGACCAACAGAtgaagaaaggacttttggataaatagcctggttttaaactggctcagggccctttctgatccagcaaacagacaggacccctGGTCTATGGAGGGCCCTAATCCTTAGGGGAGGGTTGGAAGGATTTGGCCTGCTGAGACCACATAAAACCATGCATCTGTTCTGAGCTCAAGCACGGATGAACTTGTGACTGCAAAGGAAATCCCACAGATGGGGTATTGAAgaactgctcctgccagagcctggTTGAGGCtcgggtgatctctggtaagcttattagcatgtgtgtaggttcttgtttttaatatattttctccatagtgtttttaccttaagaataaagtaggcttgtataggaagtgctgtgtggtaccTTCTAACCTGTGGCACCTGTTAActatctctgaagagaaagccaTCAGGTGTCCTTGGGTGGCCTGGCTGTGCTGGGATTAACCCAGTGTagtcagggaactgtgcagcctagaAATACCCCGGTCAGAAGGGAGATAGATGCAGGTCTCCACCTAGAAAGGAAAATGGCTGGGGACCTGGAAGCCTGAGACTGGGTGGCCTGGAGGAGCACTGAGAGGAAATACAGGTGTGGTTGCCCTGAAGAGTGACACACAGCATCAGTTAAAGTAGCTAGTGTAAAGCACCTGGGTAGGAGCTGCTCACACACCTGAGTTAGTCTGTTCTATCTTTTATGTCTTAATAGCTATAGCAAGCAGGGTGCATTGAATTAGTTTAGAGATGAAATACTTCAGGGCACAAACCAACCATGAACAGATGGGCTAGGAAACAGCTTCCATCCTGTGTAGGTTATTCATAATTATCCACTAATtgtgcactttcctctgaagcagttggtcctggccactgtcagagacaggattcgGGATTGGGTGGAGCATGGCTCTGATTGTATGGCAATTCCTCTGCTCCTGTTTCAATCTGCATTTTCAAAGGGGAACATCCTGAAGTCTTTAATGAGTCTTGCCTGAATAAGGGCCTGCGGATTAGACCCTGTGCTAGGAAAGGATACTGTACGCTAGTCAGCTGTCCTGTGTGTAGCATGCCAGGGATGGCCTGGACAGCTCAGAGGTTTGTCAGTAGCATATTGAGCATGTAACTTGTGGGTTCCCAGTTTGAATCCATCTTCATTCTCCTGCAGTTCCAAGTTGTTACCATGCAGTGGCCCAAGTAAAATGCATTgggttcattgacttcagtgagagctctGCTTAGactccaggctgggccctatatacTGACCTGAATGCTGCTTGTTACACACCCTAACACTGTTCTCTTCTCTTTTAGGCCAAATCTTCTCTCTCTTGACCTAAGTTTTAATAATTTTACGGATCTGTTGGGCATAGTCTCTAAACTGGCTACTCTGCGGAGGCTCAGAACGCTTGTGCTCCAGGGTAACCCACTAGTGCTCATTCCTGGCTATAGAGGTTTTGTAATAGACAGCCTGCCCAAACTCTGTATACTGGACGATAGGAACATATCGCCTGATGAGAGGCATCAGTTCCATGGTCTGTCTAGCAAGCCAGGTGAGACTTTATTGTATAAATATCTCCGTAGtaatctgtaattttttttatacaTCTTGGGGTAGTGTATTGAGtatgggactgggagtcaggggtCCTCAGTTTTCATTCTAGACTCATTGATGGCTTCCTGTTTGCTTGTGATCAAGTTAgtcccccttctctctgccttaatttacccatctgtaaaatgaggataattgtTCCCACATACCTATCTGGGGATGGGCTGTGAGGATTAATAAATATTAAGCGTCTTGATGTATCCTCTAAAACTCTCTCTAAATTCTTACATTTGGGCAAAATAGAAGATGGTTGAGAACTTTATACAACCAATTATTTCTCTTGGCTAGTAttagccatctgtaaaatggggatattgatatttactgacctcctttgtaaagtgctttgagagctagaGATGAAAGGCAGTATGTGAGAGCTAGGTAGTCttcattattcttattatttctcTATATTCCTGGGTGAAGAATCTATCTGGATTATGCATACACAACTTCCATTGATACCAATGGAACTTCGCTCATGCATCCCAGAACAGGCACCATGGTGAAAGACAGCCTTATAAAAacctagagagagagaatttggtcTTTAGCTGTTAATCAAACAAAGATCTGCAGTTCTTGGATTTCAgacccacagcccagctgtgatAAAATCCTACTTTTCTCTCTTTGTGACTTCAGTCTTTTGCCATCCAAGAGAGATGCTGTCTCCAGTTCCGCATTCTGGCCTCCCTGCAAGGGAAATAAAATCAGCTGGGCTGAGCATGAGCAAGCCCTTATTGCCTAGGCTTGCATTTGATTTTAGATCAGGCCTTTCCCACTCAAGGTTGCTGCTCTATGCTGGTAGATTAGGGTCCTGATTCAAGAAAATATGTTCATACATTTAACTTTCAGCGTGTAAAtaattaagcaagtgcttaaatccCCTTAACTGTATTTAAAGTCAGATGTTTGAAAGGTTCCCGCAGAAGGAAAGCCTCTCGTTAAGGCCCCTGTTCAGGACAGCACTGAACTTGCTTTCCTGAATGAGGGTCTAGAAGGCTAAAATAGAGCTGTGAAGGCAGCAAGCCCATTACCTGGGGAAAGGGAGCTCTTTGCATAGTTTTTGAGTGACCCCATGTGGCCAGTGGTTGCCTTGGCATTAATGGATCAGGAACTAAACTGGTTGCTCCTTGGTGGAACTAGGCTGTGTTTTCACCTAGCTAGCTTGTGTCTATGCTTGCTGCAGCCATACCtctcaactgcagtgtagacatatcttagaGGATTCCCCCCTGCCAAACAGCCCTTCCACTAAAATATTTGACCCCTTAGTTTCCTAATTTGCTTaggaaatctgatgaagtgagctgtatctcgcgaaagcttatgctcaaataaatttattagtctctaaggtgccacaagtagtcctttaaTTTGCTTTGGTACAGTATCTCAAATTCCATCCTGGAGAATGTACATTGTAACTCGACGGCTGGATTGTCTTCCTCTTAGATCTCATTGGGAATAAAGCCCAACTGGTGGTGAATGTTGGGAAAATCAAAGGCGTCCCCAACCCCAGCAAGCCAGAGGAGCTGGAAAGTGGCCCAGAGTCTCCAGTGATCACTCACAGCTACTATGTGACGTACGAGTTTGTGGAGAGGGAGGAAGCCGAGGACACTAACAATTCTGAGGTCTGTTttcaaatgaattaaaatataagCAAAGGGAGCTAGGGGGTGGTTGATGAGAGGGATTCCCAAGCCTTTTACCTCCAGGTTGCTGGTGTAACACAGCCCAGGTTATTAATGACTGAAAGTTGTTAGTTGGCTtgtatgaaatgagtttggtgagtTCTCAGCAGCCACTCTCAACATCTCAAAAAACACATCCCTGCAACTGGCCTCTGTTTGGAAGTCTCAGCAAAGAGCCCAAGGATTGAGTTGGCCATGGAAGCTAACTTCCCCTTTCACCTTGGGCGTGTGCCCAGCTGTTGTGCTTCAGAGACCGTTTGAGGGAATGTTGCCAGTTCTTGAGATttttatgatgattttttttatatatttgatgcCTTTCTTAAAACTCTAGGCTCTGAAGTCATGTGAGTGCAACAGAATCtctactttcatttaaaaaaaaaaagtaaattgctAGTTTCATGGATGTGGAGATAGGCTTGAAAATGGAAACTCTACAGGTtaaaaaaccaaaaggcaaataacaAGAATTTCCAatgtattctttttaaaatctcacaatCTGGGCACAGACATATGCTGCAAAGGTAGTATTGAGGTGTGTCTACCTTCTGTCTGAGATCAGCGCTATAGGTCCTCTGCCTCCATGTACTCTGTTCCTGCAGTGAACAGTAGTATTCTGCACAGAAGGGTGTGTTTATGTGCTTAAATATGTAGACTttgtctcactgacttcaggagACCTGTTCACCAGAGTCAGCACTACTGGGCATTCCTCCAATGCCCCTTCCATGTTTCTCATGATAGGGGAAGTCTGTGTAGTGGCATTTCAGAAGTGCCATGATGTAGACAGGCACTTTTCTCCCCTTGCAACCTGTGTCTGTGTGCAGACTcagccagaatttggccccttctATAGGTACCTTTGATGCCTTTCTGTTACAGGTAATA encodes the following:
- the LRRC43 gene encoding leucine-rich repeat-containing protein 43 isoform X1; amino-acid sequence: MWVQRPCGCRCRATTAPGQTCAGCAVGSSVAIAKCTELLRLQSQNRSRFELRKRKPGGNAAQRDADAGTAQHQEIGTPGEESLETLMEFVSSQDSPWALPPDCSPEDQHLRELAVQSPQLIRDNFIFLFFRSLRIVDKGVNEVDENLLKFHNLEELILSANQISKINSANLPRTLKVLELCGNEIVGLQSLCSLPPPELQHLGLGYNRLLGSSEDKYLTAEFWPNLLSLDLSFNNFTDLLGIVSKLATLRRLRTLVLQGNPLVLIPGYRGFVIDSLPKLCILDDRNISPDERHQFHGLSSKPDLIGNKAQLVVNVGKIKGVPNPSKPEELESGPESPVITHSYYVTYEFVEREEAEDTNNSEVIKFHQSQMVATPNPGSPPGNADTGGSESSALSSLLKQEPPANRANRHLTLRKHWAETIECSHRKEHVTEDLAALKAFLMAGTTVTVVEEKVFSWPIAARLAEDAGKKGKADKGKAEKGKPKDGGKGDKQKKKKESPIELRSDPPLLRSLGSGHVNLESLLTGDQLVAVVCDLGVLISEETTQPPSPKEKDGKKSKDKNKKPKTGGESPASQKTTVAAKGMSAIHGAEMSCELDGRSHTTNYEGSKALATLANVVLTVLDVIHHCSIDPIEDI
- the LRRC43 gene encoding leucine-rich repeat-containing protein 43 isoform X7 gives rise to the protein MWVQRPCGCRCRATTAPGQTCAGCAVGSSVAIAKCTELLRLQSQNRSRFELRKRKPGGNAAQRDADAGTAQHQEIGTPGEESLETLMEFVSSQDSPWALPPDCSPEDQHLRELAVQSPQLIRDNFIFLFFRSLRIVDKGVNEVDENLLKFHNLEELILSANQISKINSANLPRTLKVLELCGNEIVGLQSLCSLPPPELQHLGLGYNRLLGSSEDKYLTAEFWPNLLSLDLSFNNFTDLLGIVSKLATLRRLRTLVLQGNPLVLIPGYRGFVIDSLPKLCILDDRNISPDERHQFHGLSSKPDLIGNKAQLVVNVGKIKGVPNPSKPEELESGPESPVITHSYYVTYEFVEREEAEDTNNSEVIKFHQSQMVATPNPGSPPGNADTGGSESSALSSLLKQEPPANRANRHLTLRKHWAETIECSHRKEHVTEDLAALKAFLMAGTTVTVVEEKVFSWPIAARLAEDAGKKGKADKGKAEKGKPKDGGRQAEKEKGKPHRTPQ
- the LRRC43 gene encoding leucine-rich repeat-containing protein 43 isoform X3; its protein translation is MGGLSASAAFRERLRRLCLGEFPCGAGSWNRSRFELRKRKPGGNAAQRDADAGTAQHQEIGTPGEESLETLMEFVSSQDSPWALPPDCSPEDQHLRELAVQSPQLIRDNFIFLFFRSLRIVDKGVNEVDENLLKFHNLEELILSANQISKINSANLPRTLKVLELCGNEIVGLQSLCSLPPPELQHLGLGYNRLLGSSEDKYLTAEFWPNLLSLDLSFNNFTDLLGIVSKLATLRRLRTLVLQGNPLVLIPGYRGFVIDSLPKLCILDDRNISPDERHQFHGLSSKPDLIGNKAQLVVNVGKIKGVPNPSKPEELESGPESPVITHSYYVTYEFVEREEAEDTNNSEVIKFHQSQMVATPNPGSPPGNADTGGSESSALSSLLKQEPPANRANRHLTLRKHWAETIECSHRKEHVTEDLAALKAFLMAGTTVTVVEEKVFSWPIAARLAEDAGKKGKADKGKAEKGKPKDGGKGDKQKKKKESPIELRSDPPLLRSLGSGHVNLESLLTGDQLVAVVCDLGVLISEETTQPPSPKEKDGKKSKDKNKKPKTGGESPASQKTTVAAKGMSAIHGAEMSCELDGRSHTTNYEGSKALATLANVVLTVLDVIHHCSIDPIEDI
- the LRRC43 gene encoding leucine-rich repeat-containing protein 43 isoform X2 encodes the protein MWVQRPCGCRCRATTAPGQTCAGCAVGSSVAIAKCTELLRLQSQNRSRFELRKRKPGGNAAQRDADAGTAQHQEIGTPGEESLETLMEFVSSQDSPWALPPDCSPEDQHLRELAVQSPQLIRDNFIFLFFRSLRIVDKGVNEVDENLLKFHNLEELILSANQISKINSANLPRTLKVLELCGNEIVGLQSLCSLPPPELQHLGLGYNRLLGSSEDKYLTAEFWPNLLSLDLSFNNFTDLLGIVSKLATLRRLRTLVLQGNPLVLIPGYRGFVIDSLPKLCILDDRNISPDERHQFHGLSSKPDLIGNKAQLVVNVGKIKGVPNPSKPEELESGPESPVITHSYYVTYEFVEREEAEDTNNSEVIKFHQSQMVATPNPGSPPGNADTGGSESSALSSLLKQEPPANRANRHLTLRKHWAETIECSHRKEHVTEDLAALKAFLMAGTTVTVVEEKVFSWPIAARLAEDAGKKGKADKGKAEKGKPKDGGKGDKQKKKKESPIELRSDPPLLRSLGSGHVNLESLLTGDQLVAVVCDLGVLISEETTQPPSPKEKDGKKSKDKNKKPKTGGESPASQKTTVAAKGKNKESPEGKEVQEIQPVPLTVEFQVQLIQWTAASDAQHQ
- the LRRC43 gene encoding leucine-rich repeat-containing protein 43 isoform X5; this encodes MWVQRPCGCRCRATTAPGQTCAGCAVGSSVAIAKCTELLRLQSQNRSRFELRKRKPGGNAAQRDADAGTAQHQEIGTPGEESLETLMEFVSSQDSPWALPPDCSPEDQHLRELAVQSPQLIRDNFIFLFFRSLRIVDKGVNEVDENLLKFHNLEELILSANQISKINSANLPRTLKVLELCGNEIVGLQSLCSLPPPELQHLGLGYNRLLGSSEDKYLTAEFWPNLLSLDLSFNNFTDLLGIVSKLATLRRLRTLVLQGNPLVLIPGYRGFVIDSLPKLCILDDRNISPDERHQFHGLSSKPDLIGNKAQLVVNVGKIKGVPNPSKPEELESGPESPVITHSYYVTYEFVEREEAEDTNNSEVIKFHQSQMVATPNPGSPPGNADTGGSESSALSSLLKQEPPANRANRHLTLRKHWAETIECSHRKEHVTEDLAALKAFLMAGTTVTVVEEKVFSWPIAARLAEDAGKKGKADKGKAEKGKPKDGGKDGKKSKDKNKKPKTGGESPASQKTTVAAKGKNKESPEGKEVQEIQPVPLTVEFQVQLIQWTAASDAQHQ
- the LRRC43 gene encoding leucine-rich repeat-containing protein 43 isoform X4 encodes the protein MWVQRPCGCRCRATTAPGQTCAGCAVGSSVAIAKCTELLRLQSQNRSRFELRKRKPGGNAAQRDADAGTAQHQEIGTPGEESLETLMEFVSSQDSPWALPPDCSPEDQHLRELAVQSPQLIRDNFIFLFFRSLRIVDKGVNEVDENLLKFHNLEELILSANQISKINSANLPRTLKVLELCGNEIVGLQSLCSLPPPELQHLGLGYNRLLGSSEDKYLTAEFWPNLLSLDLSFNNFTDLLGIVSKLATLRRLRTLVLQGNPLVLIPGYRGFVIDSLPKLCILDDRNISPDERHQFHGLSSKPDLIGNKAQLVVNVGKIKGVPNPSKPEELESGPESPVITHSYYVTYEFVEREEAEDTNNSEVIKFHQSQMVATPNPGSPPGNADTGGSESSALSSLLKQEPPANRANRHLTLRKHWAETIECSHRKEHVTEDLAALKAFLMAGTTVTVVEEKVFSWPIAARLAEDAGKKGKADKGKAEKGKPKDGGKDGKKSKDKNKKPKTGGESPASQKTTVAAKGMSAIHGAEMSCELDGRSHTTNYEGSKALATLANVVLTVLDVIHHCSIDPIEDI